Proteins from a genomic interval of Sugiyamaella lignohabitans strain CBS 10342 chromosome C, complete sequence:
- the PRC1 gene encoding carboxypeptidase C PRC1 (Vacuolar carboxypeptidase Y (proteinase C, CPY); broad-specificity C-terminal exopeptidase involved in non-specific protein degradation in the vacuole; member of the serine carboxypeptidase family; GO_component: GO:0005737 - cytoplasm [Evidence IDA] [PMID 11914276]; GO_component: GO:0005783 - endoplasmic reticulum [Evidence IDA] [PMID 11914276]; GO_component: GO:0000324 - fungal-type vacuole [Evidence IDA] [PMID 14562095]; GO_component: GO:0000324 - fungal-type vacuole [Evidence IDA] [PMID 23708375]; GO_component: GO:0005773 - vacuole [Evidence IEA,IEA,IEA]; GO_function: GO:0004180 - carboxypeptidase activity [Evidence IEA]; GO_function: GO:0016787 - hydrolase activity [Evidence IEA]; GO_function: GO:0008233 - peptidase activity [Evidence IEA]; GO_function: GO:0004185 - serine-type carboxypeptidase activity [Evidence IEA]; GO_function: GO:0004185 - serine-type carboxypeptidase activity [Evidence IDA,IMP] [PMID 8679540]; GO_process: GO:0046938 - phytochelatin biosynthetic process [Evidence IDA,IMP] [PMID 17408619]; GO_process: GO:0006508 - proteolysis [Evidence IEA,IEA]; GO_process: GO:0007039 - vacuolar protein catabolic process [Evidence TAS] [PMID 8789256]), with product MKVLNAGLITSLAIAGTNGLSISDILDFQLPFLGGNNEIQQPELVGPSVFEQAAEYFGEPMSLEGISSEDINLISSAWDSLEKEYPDKVRKLLTPSSPRAKIKQRTDWTYHVSNEEKTPGHSLRIRSPKKLGIDTVKQYSGYLDVEEEDKHFFFWFFESRNDPANDSVVLWLNGGPGCSSMTGLLFELGPSGISKELKPVHNPYAWNNNASVIFLDQPVNVGNSYSSKSVKSTVAAGKDVYALLTLFFQQFPEYADGHDFHISGESYAGHYIPAFAKEIALHEDRNFNLTSVLIGNGITNSLIQDESYEWMACGKGGYPPVITPEQCTDLHNKWPRCEALLKICYANPSALACVPSELYCNSLMGPFQETGLNVYDIREQCGDNALCYEELDWIDQYMNLPEVKEAIGSEVEQFVSCDNTVGFQFMADGDGSKPFHQDVAFLLEAGVPVLIYAGDKDYICNWLGNQAWVNALEWTGADKFSVAPMEPWLVNGEPAGEGKNADHFTFLRVYDAGHMVPYNQPENALNMLNRWIGGDFGYK from the coding sequence ATGAAAGTGCTTAATGCGGGATTGATTACTTCACTGGCTATTGCCGGTACCAATGGATTGTCAATTAGTGATATCCTGGACTTTCAATTGCCATTCCTCGGCGGCAATAATGAGATCCAGCAACCCGAGCTGGTTGGACCTAGTGTTTTTGAACAAGCCGCTGAATATTTCGGCGAGCCCATGTCTCTCGAAGGAATTTCTTCTGAAGATATTAATTTGATTAGTTCTGCTTGGGATTCTCTTGAAAAGGAATACCCAGATAAGGTCCGCAAGCTGTTGACTCCATCCAGCCCTAGAGCTAAGATTAAGCAACGTACTGATTGGACCTACCATGTCTCTAATGAAGAGAAGACACCTGGCCATTCTTTGCGAATCCGGTCACCCAAGAAGCTGGGCATTGATACTGTCAAGCAATATTCTGGATATCTCGATgttgaggaagaagataagcactttttcttctggttctttgAATCCCGTAATGATCCAGCTAATGACTCTGTTGTCCTTTGGCTTAATGGTGGTCCTGGATGCTCATCCATGACCggtttattatttgaattggGTCCCAGTGGTATCAGCAAGGAATTGAAGCCCGTCCATAACCCCTATGCTTGGAATAACAATGCCAGTGTTATCTTCCTTGACCAGCCTGTTAATGTTGGAAACTCGTACTCCAGTAAATCTGTCAAGAGCacagttgctgctggtaaagATGTTTATGCATTGTTGACTTTGTTTTTCCAACAATTCCCTGAATACGCTGATGGACATGATTTCCACATTTCTGGTGAGTCCTATGCTGGTCATTATATTCCAGCATTTGCCAAAGAGATTGCTCTTCATGAGGATCGTAACTTCAATTTGACTTCGGTTCTAATTGGCAACGGTATCACCAACTCTCTTATTCAGGATGAGTCCTATGAGTGGATGGCTTGTGGCAAGGGTGGATACCCCCCTGTAATCACTCCAGAACAATGCACTGACCTTCATAACAAATGGCCCCGTTGTGAAGCTCTTCTTAAGATCTGTTACGCCAACCCCAGTGCTCTTGCTTGTGTTCCTTCTGAGCTTTACTGCAACAGTCTTATGGGACCCTTCCAAGAGACTGGTCTCAACGTCTATGATATTCGTGAACAGTGTGGAGACAACGCTTTGTGTTATGAGGAACTTGATTGGATTGATCAATATATGAATCTCCCTGAAGTAAAGGAGGCAATTGGTTCTGAGGTTGAACAGTTTGTAAGCTGTGACAATACTGTGGGATTCCAGTTCATGGCCGATGGTGATGGATCTAAGCCATTCCACCAAGACGTAGCCTTCCTTCTTGAGGCAGGTGTTCCAGTTCTTATCTATGCTGGAGATAAGGATTACATTTGTAATTGGCTTGGCAATCAAGCTTGGGTCAACGCTCTTGAGTGGACTGGAGCTGATAAGTTCTCTGTTGCCCCTATGGAACCTTGGCTTGTCAACGGGGAACCTGCTGGTGAGGGTAAGAATGCCGACCATTTTACTTTCCTTCGCGTCTATGATGCTGGTCACATGGTTCCATATAACCAGCCAGAAAATGCCCTTAACATGCTTAACAGATGGATTGGCGGAGATTTTGGCTACAAATAA
- the WSS1 gene encoding Wss1p (Sumoylated protein localizing to the nuclear periphery of mother cells; localizes to a single spot on the nuclear periphery of mother cells but not daughters; interacts genetically with SMT3; UV-sensitive mutant phenotype and genetic interactions suggest a role in the DNA damage response; GO_component: GO:0005635 - nuclear envelope [Evidence IDA] [PMID 18336552]; GO_component: GO:0005634 - nucleus [Evidence IEA,IEA]; GO_function: GO:0003674 - molecular_function [Evidence ND]; GO_process: GO:0006281 - DNA repair [Evidence IEA]; GO_process: GO:0006974 - cellular response to DNA damage stimulus [Evidence IEA]; GO_process: GO:0006974 - cellular response to DNA damage stimulus [Evidence IGI] [PMID 15598824]; GO_process: GO:0016925 - protein sumoylation [Evidence IGI] [PMID 11606525]; GO_process: GO:0010224 - response to UV-B [Evidence IMP] [PMID 11606770]; GO_process: GO:0010224 - response to UV-B [Evidence IMP] [PMID 15598824]; GO_process: GO:0010225 - response to UV-C [Evidence IMP] [PMID 11606770]; GO_process: GO:0010225 - response to UV-C [Evidence IMP] [PMID 15598824]) produces MVRRAPKPRAAATDKTNSQFPQSSSEFIKTITQLKRKPNNEKALFILHKVASLVKPIMKKHGFKVGTLCEFFPKDPRLLGLNVNHGMKICVRLRPSRNENTFYPLEDAVGTMLHELTHNKYGPHDQKFYKFLDEITTELEGLMASGYSGDGFFGKGNVVGGSGFKPMSINEARKRAVEAVEKRKAMYAGSGQKLGGGDNGPNQKRSMKELILMAAERRARDNKWCASQHIPPTKDLGIESDDGFEILDYSWNDSGSDARDSSRDDSRSVSVDAASSSAEVPGPDQSNLTIGISPQGIEQKSSISPKSGISDTCSNILKRPVEVITLDSDDEDANRPVRKRLRDTPVVIDLTED; encoded by the coding sequence ATGGTTCGACGAGCTCCTAAACcacgagcagcagcaactgatAAGACAAATAGTCAGTTTCCACAATCCTCGTCCGAATTTATAAAGACGATAACTCAGTTAAAAAGAAAGCCTAATAATGAGAAAGCGCTATTCATATTACATAAGGTTGCCTCTTTAGTAAAACCGATAATGAAGAAACATGGGTTCAAAGTAGGGACACTATGCGAGttttttccaaaagatCCTAGACTTTTAGGGCTTAACGTTAATCATGGAATGAAGATATGTGTTAGACTTCGTCCTTCGCGCAACGAAAATACTTTCTACCCTCTAGAGGATGCGGTGGGTACGATGCTTCACGAGTTGACTCATAACAAGTATGGTCCTCATGACCAAAAGTTTTACAAATTTCTTGATGAGATCACTACTGAATTAGAGGGCCTAATGGCCAGTGGGTATTCTGGAGATGGATTCTTTGGGAAAGGAAATGTTGTAGGAGGAAGTGGTTTTAAGCCCATGTCTATAAACGAAGCTCGTAAGAGAGCTGTTGAAGCAGTTGAAAAGCGAAAGGCCATGTACGCAGGTAGTGGTCAAAAACTCGGCGGTGGTGACAATGGTCCAAATCAAAAGAGGAGTATGAAAGAGTTGATCCTGATGGCTGCGGAAAGAAGGGCTAGAGATAATAAATGGTGTGCCAGCCAGCATATCCCGCCAACAAAAGACCTTGGAATAGAGAGTGATGAtggttttgaaattttAGATTACAGTTGGAATGATTCAGGTAGCGATGCTAGGGACAGTAGCAGAGATGACAGTCGTAGCGTatctgttgatgctgcctCGTCCAGTGCTGAGGTACCAGGGCCAGATCAGTCAAACTTGACGATTGGGATATCTCCTCAAGGAatagaacaaaaaagttCAATAAGTCCTAAATCTGGGATTTCTGATACTTGTAGTAATATTCTCAAGCGACCAGTAGAAGTTATTACGTTGGActctgacgatgaagatgccAATAGACCCGTAAGGAAGCGTTTACGTGATACTCCTGTCGTCATAGATCTGACAGAAGATTAA